A genome region from Nycticebus coucang isolate mNycCou1 chromosome 22, mNycCou1.pri, whole genome shotgun sequence includes the following:
- the CCDC28B gene encoding coiled-coil domain-containing protein 28B isoform X1 codes for MDDKKKKRSPKPCLTQSGQAPGTLRRVPVPTSHSGSLALGLPHLPSPKQRAKFKRVGKEKCRPVLAGGAGGSAGTPLQHSFLTEVTDVYEMEGGLLNLLNDFHSGRLQAFGKECSFEQLEHVREMQEKLARLHFSLDVCGEEEDDEEEEDGVTERLPEEQKKTMADRNLDQLLSNLEDLSNSIQKLHLAENAEPEDQSAA; via the exons ATGGATGATAAGAAGAAGAAACGGAGTCCCAAACCCTGTCTGACCCAGTCAGGCCAGGCCCCAGGCACACTACGCAGGGTCCCTGTGCCCACCAGCCACAGCGGCTCCTTGGCCCTTGGACTCCCTCATCTGCCATCCCCCAAGCAGCGGGCTAAGTTCAAGAG AGTAGGCAAAGAGAAATGCCGTCCAGTGCTGGCTGGAGGTGCAGGTGGCTCTGCAGGCACGCCCCTGCAGCACTCCTTCCTGACCGAGGTGACCGATGTCTATGAGATGGAGGGGGGACTACTGAACCTGCTCAATGATTTTCACTCAGGCCGGCTTCAGGCCTTTG GGAAGGAATGTTCCTTCGAGCAGTTGGAGCACGTGCGCGAGATGCAGGAGAAGCTGGCCCGGCTCCACTTTAGCCTGGACGTGTGTGGGGAAGAAGAGgatgatgaagaggaagaggacgGGGTCACCGAGAGGCTGCCTGAGGAGCAGAAGAAGACAATGGCTGACCGAAACCTGGACCAGCTGCTTAGCAAT CTGGAAGATCTTAGTAATTCTAT ACAGAAGCTGCACCTGGCCGAGAACGCCGAGCCGGAGGATCAGTCGGCAGCTTAG
- the TXLNA gene encoding alpha-taxilin: MKNQDKKNGAAKQSNPKSNPGQPEAGAEGGPGRQSQPTPATEAEGSSSQTPGKTEGVQAKTAQSGAFSDVSEELSRQLEDILSTYCVDNSQGGPGEDGAQGESTEPEDSEKTRTYVARNGEPEPGTPVVNGEKETSKGELGTEEIRASDEVGDRDHRRPQEKKKAKGLGKEITLLMQTLNTLSTPEEKLAALCKKYAELLEEHRNSQKQMKLLQKKQSQLVQEKDHLRGEHSKAVLARSKLESLCRELQRHNRSLKEEGVQRAREEEEKRKEVTSHFQVTLNDIQLQMEQHNERNSKLRQENMELAERLKKLIEQYELREEHIDKVFKHKDLQQQLVDAKLQQAQEMLKEAEERHQREKDFLLKEAVESQRMCELMKQQETHLKQQLALYTEKFEEFQNTLSKSSEVFTTFKQEMEKMTKKIKKLEKETTMYRSRWESSNKALLEMAEEKTLRDKELEGLQVKIQRLEKLCRALQTERNDLNKRVQDLSAGGQGILTDSGSERRPEGPAAQAPSSPRVTEAPCCPGAPTTEASGQTGLQEPTSATA; the protein is encoded by the exons ATGAAGAACCAAGACAAAAAGaatggggctgccaaacaatccAACCCGAAAAGCAACCCGGGACAACCGGAAGCAGGAGCTGAGGGAGGACCGGGGCGGCAGAGCCAGCCGACTCCTGCGACAGAAGCTGAAGGTTCCAGCAGCCAGACTCCAGGGAAGACCGAGG GTGTTCAAGCCAAAACTGCTCAGTCTGGAGCCTTTAGTGATGTCTCTGAGGAGCTGAGCCGCCAGTTGGAAGACATACTGAGTACATACTGTGTAGACAACAGTCAGGGGGGCCCAGGTGAGGATGGGGCACAAGGTGAGTCCACTGAACCTGAAGATTCAGAGAAGACCCGGACCTATGTGGCAAGGAATGGAGAGCCTGAGCCAGGGACTCCAGTAgtaaatggagagaaagagacctCCAAGGGGGAGCTAGGCACAGAAGAGATCCGGGCAAGTGACGAGGTCGGAGACCGAGACCACCGAAGGCCACAGGAGAAGAAGAAAGCCAAGGGTCTAG GGAAGGAAATCACGTTGCTGATGCAGACATTGAACACACTGAGTACCCCAGAGGAGAAGCTGGCCGCTCTGTGCAAGAAATATGCTGAACTG CTGGAGGAGCATCGAAACTCACAGAAGCAAATGAAGCTCCTGCAGAAAAAGCAGAGCCAGCTGGTACAGGAGAAGGACCACCTCCGTGGTGAGCACAGCAAGGCCGTCCTGGCCCGTAGCAAGCTTGAGAGTCTGTGTCGCGAGCTGCAGCGGCACAACCGCTCCCTCAAG GAAGAAGGAGTGCAGCGGGCccgagaggaggaagagaagcgCAAGGAGGTGACCTCGCACTTCCAGGTGACCCTGAATGACATTCAGCTGCAGATGGAACAGCACAATGAACGCAACTCCAAGCTGCGCCAAGAGAATATGGAGCTAGCTGAGAGGCTGAAGAAGCTGATTGAGCAGTATGAGCTACGAGAGGAG CATATCGACAAAGTCTTCAAACACAAGGACCTGCAGCAACAACTGGTGGACGCCAAGCTCCAGCAGGCTCAGGAAATGCTGAAGGAAGCAGAGGAGCGGCACCAAAGGGAGAAGGATTTT CTCCTGAAAGAGGCAGTGGAGTCCCAGAGGATGTGTGAGCTGATGAAGCAGCAAGAAACCCACCTGAAGCAGCAG CTTGCCCTATACACAGAGAAGTTTGAGGAGTTCCAGAACACACTTTCCAAAAGCAGCGAGGTATTCACCACATTCAAGCAGGAGATGGAAAAG ATGACTAAGAAGATCAAGAAGCTGGAGAAAGAAACCACCATGTACCGGTCCCGGTGGGAGAGCAGCAACAAGGCCCTGCTTGAGATGGCAGAGGAG AAGACACTCCGAGACAAAGAGCTAGAGGGCCTGCAAGTGAAAATCCAGCGGCTGGAGAAGTTATGCCGGGCGCTACAGACAGAGCGGAACGACCTGAACAAGAGGGTACAGGACCTAAGTGCTGGCGGCCAGGGCATCCTCACTGACAGTGGCTCTGAGCGGAGGCCAGAGGGACCTGCAGCTCAGGCACCCAGCTCCCCCAGAGTCACAGAAGCACCTTGCTGCCCAGGAGCACCAACCACAGAAGCATCAGGCCAGACAGGGCTTCAGGAGCCCACCTCTGCCACGGCCTAG
- the IQCC gene encoding IQ domain-containing protein C, producing MTHCAGARRRPLRTKMDRELLIRKVSALQACVRGFLVRRQFQSLRAEYEAIVREIEGDPVRIQWTKGWIPRPQFLPEKAKSYGTWKVEKRVSNLQQELRSRFSCKEAEREAIWEEMVFKKSGESSANPGNLCRGDGPWLQTDWSRKTSQEEIGDMIRMKNPATGPGLLHSQPQLQELQYHRSHLAMELLWLQQAINSRKEYLMLKQTLRSPETGQTRDKPCLHPDHGGQVCDSDQSQANPSLKDQFYRDKTTGELDHADDSCQRVKSPHKSSESLSPTQKLARAKCRETCYRRARPQFSMPSDSQAVEDRFAKEPDNGVQLQRKLLEDQTPGCLKPRDHCSRKARTQLHILCEDPDIEKFPRGLDYKEPEYQTARPQELGLSEDHISLEGTLAEPEHSSLHLWRTKPPKGQNPHDRHSSNGTSDEPSHEGCKNQRTTMEIKAS from the exons ATGACGCACTGCGCAGGCGCGCGGCGGAGGCCGTTAAGGACCAAGATGGATCGCGAGTTGTTGATTCGGAAGGTGTCGGCCCTGCAG GCCTGTGTCCGGGGCTTTTTGGTCCGACGCCAGTTCCAGAGCCTGCGAGCTGAATATGAGGCGATTGTACGAGAGATTGAAGGCGACCCTGTTAGGATTCAGTGGACCAAGGGATGGATTCCCAGGCCCCAATTTCTCCCAGAG AAGGCAAAATCCTATGGGACTTGGAAAGTAGAAAAGAGGGTATCAAATCTACAGCAAGAACTGAGGAGCCGCTTCTCATGTAAAGAGGCTGAGAGAGAGGCCATCTGGGAGGAGATGGTGTTCAAGAAGTCAGGAGAGAGCTCAGCAAACCCAGGAAATCTCTGCCGAGGTGATGGCCCCTGGCTTCAGACTGACTGGAGCAGGAAAACCAGCCAGGAAGAAATTGGAGACATGATAAGGATGAAGAACCCAG CCACAGGTCCAGGACTGCTTCACAGCCAGCCTCAGCTTCAGGAGCTCCAATACCACCGCAGCCACTTGGCCATGGAACTGCTATGGCTGCAACAGGCCATCAATAGCCGTAAGGAG TACCTGATGCTCAAGCAAACACTGAGATCCCCAGAAACAGGTCAGACCAGAGACAAGCCCTGCCTGCACCCAGACCATGGAGGACAGGTCTGTGACAGTGATCAGTCACAAGCAAACCCATCACTAAAGGACCAGTTCTACAGAGACAAGACCACTGGAGAGCTAGACCATGCGGATGACTCCTGCCAGAGGGTCAAATCACCCCACAAATCTTCAGAAAGTCTGTCCCCTACACAAAAACTAGCTAGAGCTAAGTGTAGGGAAACATGCTATAGGAGGGCTAGACCACAGTTTTCTATGCCATCAGACAGCCAGGCTGTGGAGGACAGGTTCGCCAAAGAGCCAGACAATGGAGTACAGCTACAGAGGAAACTCCTGGAGGACCAGACCCCTGGATGCCTCAAACCTAGGGACCACTGTTCCAGGAAGGCCAGGACACAACTTCATATACTCTGTGAGGACCCAGATATTGAGAAGTTTCCTAGAGGGCTAGATTACAAAGAGCCTGAATACCAAACAGCCAGGCCACAAGAGTTGGGCCTCTCAGAAGACCATATAAGTTTGGAGGGGACCTTGGCAGAGCCAGAGCATAGTAGCTTGCATCTTTGGAGGACTAAACCACCCAAAGGCCAAAACCCCCATGATAGACACTCCAGTAATGGAACCTCTGATGAGCCTAGTCATGAAGGATGTAAAAACCAAAGGACTACCATGGAGATCAAGGCCTCCTGA
- the CCDC28B gene encoding coiled-coil domain-containing protein 28B isoform X2 produces MDDKKKKRSPKPCLTQSGQAPGTLRRVPVPTSHSGSLALGLPHLPSPKQRAKFKRVGKEKCRPVLAGGAGGSAGTPLQHSFLTEVTDVYEMEGGLLNLLNDFHSGRLQAFGKECSFEQLEHVREMQEKLARLHFSLDVCGEEEDDEEEEDGVTERLPEEQKKTMADRNLDQLLSNLEDLSNSMYPFQGT; encoded by the exons ATGGATGATAAGAAGAAGAAACGGAGTCCCAAACCCTGTCTGACCCAGTCAGGCCAGGCCCCAGGCACACTACGCAGGGTCCCTGTGCCCACCAGCCACAGCGGCTCCTTGGCCCTTGGACTCCCTCATCTGCCATCCCCCAAGCAGCGGGCTAAGTTCAAGAG AGTAGGCAAAGAGAAATGCCGTCCAGTGCTGGCTGGAGGTGCAGGTGGCTCTGCAGGCACGCCCCTGCAGCACTCCTTCCTGACCGAGGTGACCGATGTCTATGAGATGGAGGGGGGACTACTGAACCTGCTCAATGATTTTCACTCAGGCCGGCTTCAGGCCTTTG GGAAGGAATGTTCCTTCGAGCAGTTGGAGCACGTGCGCGAGATGCAGGAGAAGCTGGCCCGGCTCCACTTTAGCCTGGACGTGTGTGGGGAAGAAGAGgatgatgaagaggaagaggacgGGGTCACCGAGAGGCTGCCTGAGGAGCAGAAGAAGACAATGGCTGACCGAAACCTGGACCAGCTGCTTAGCAAT CTGGAAGATCTTAGTAATTCTATGTATCCTTTCCAAGGGACctga